In Candidatus Tanganyikabacteria bacterium, the following are encoded in one genomic region:
- a CDS encoding NHL repeat-containing protein produces QAAVQAAVAAKAPAAAGTAGVAVKGLQFVQIFGKGGFGQGEFSQTRGIAFDQQGRLYVADTENGRVQIFDTTGGFLGQIKAQPNQECFRFPRSLAISPQGIVYVTDDLDHRIYKFDTQGKPLGVWKRGRTAEDQPAIPGRILVAPNGFLFLSEPNNRRVLVFDANEKQVGTISEGLSAPSGLALDGDGKLYVMDSANAVVNVYDKAGKLQQTFGQKGTGPGEFSVPRDVAVDRFGFIFVADTLNHRVQIFDNAGTHLVSLGHKGTKPSEFNGPEGLLIGPDDRLYVADRGNGRVQAFNIERA; encoded by the coding sequence CCAGGCCGCCGTGCAGGCCGCCGTCGCCGCCAAGGCGCCCGCCGCCGCGGGGACGGCCGGCGTGGCCGTCAAGGGCCTGCAGTTCGTGCAGATCTTCGGCAAGGGCGGCTTCGGCCAGGGTGAATTCTCCCAGACCCGCGGCATCGCGTTCGATCAGCAGGGCCGCCTGTACGTCGCCGACACCGAGAACGGCAGGGTGCAGATCTTCGACACCACGGGCGGGTTCCTCGGGCAGATCAAGGCGCAGCCCAACCAGGAGTGCTTCCGCTTCCCGCGATCGCTCGCCATCAGCCCGCAAGGCATCGTCTACGTCACCGACGACCTGGACCACCGGATCTACAAGTTCGACACGCAGGGCAAGCCCCTGGGCGTCTGGAAGCGCGGGCGTACCGCCGAGGATCAGCCCGCCATCCCCGGCCGCATCCTGGTCGCGCCAAACGGCTTCCTGTTCCTTTCCGAGCCCAACAACCGGCGGGTCCTCGTTTTCGACGCCAACGAGAAGCAGGTGGGGACCATCTCGGAGGGCCTCTCCGCGCCCTCGGGTCTGGCCCTCGATGGTGACGGCAAGCTCTACGTGATGGACTCGGCCAACGCGGTCGTCAACGTGTACGACAAGGCCGGCAAGCTACAGCAGACCTTCGGGCAGAAGGGGACGGGCCCCGGCGAATTCAGCGTGCCGCGCGACGTCGCGGTCGATCGCTTCGGCTTCATCTTCGTCGCCGACACCCTCAACCACCGGGTGCAGATCTTCGACAACGCCGGCACCCACCTGGTCTCACTGGGCCACAAGGGCACCAAGCCGAGCGAGTTCAACGGGCCCGAGGGCCTCCTCATCGGCCCGGACGACAGGCTGTACGTCGCCGACCGCGGCAATGGCCGGGTCCAGGCCTTCAATATTGAGCGGGCGTAG